From Bacillus rossius redtenbacheri isolate Brsri chromosome 16, Brsri_v3, whole genome shotgun sequence, a single genomic window includes:
- the LOC134539891 gene encoding uncharacterized protein LOC134539891, whose translation MTDLLSPKSKFWWTTAAEQALTAVKQRFRECYTLSRLDPDEPIFVQTDASQEGMGAVLYQEGGDGERRVAEYASAKFGPAERRYHANEQECLAGRKSKFTRWALMLQGFAFCVEHVPGRENQLADELSRHPDTRTPRAGRNSCHHLTHQPAAPRHPHQRPSTPSSGRTLPPSQTHQPPYSP comes from the exons ATGACCGACCTCCTATCGCCCAAGTCAAAGTTCTGGTGGACGACCGCCGCCGAGCAGGCCCTGACCGCGGTGAAGCAGCGATTCAGAGAGTGCTACACCCTATCACGCCTGGACCCAGACGaacccatcttcgtccagacggACGCCAGCCAAGAGGGCATGGGGGCGGTGCTCTACCAGGAAGGGGGGGACGGGGAGCGGCGAGTGGCCGAgtatgccagcgccaagttcggccctgCAGAACGCCGCTATCATgcaaacgagcaggagtgccttgcg gggcgGAAGTCCAAATTTACCCGCTgggcgctcatgctccagggcttcgCATTCTGCGTCGAACACGTCCCTGggcgggagaaccagctggcagacgagctgtcccGTCACCCTGACACCAGGAcccccagggctgggaggaactcCTGCCACCACCTCACCCACCAGCCAGCGGCACCACGGCACCCGCACCAGCGGCCCTCTACGCCATCCAGCGGGCGAACCCTACCTCCCAGCCAGACACACCAGCCACCCTACTCGCCCTAA